In one Trichosurus vulpecula isolate mTriVul1 chromosome 8, mTriVul1.pri, whole genome shotgun sequence genomic region, the following are encoded:
- the LOC118829744 gene encoding olfactory receptor 11G2-like: MDNSVSHFILLGFFSSWEIQMVYFVVFSVTYMLTLMGNTAIVCAVLWDRHLHTPMYILLGNFSFLEICYVTTTVPNMLANFLSETKTITFIGCFVQFYFFFSFGCDEAFYLCIMAFDRYLAICHPLHYPAIMTTYLCTGLVAFGWLSGFIFFIIPVALISQLSFCGSNIIDHFICDPVPLMALSCSKSHATKIIYSTFNIIFMVGTFIFILISYTLVIFSVLRIPSAAGKRKAFSTCASHLTVVILFFGSIMTMYVRPVSEKPLELQKLVTLFYSVITPLLNPLIYSLRNKDMKAALRKVLVIKRTSHKT, encoded by the coding sequence ATGGACAATTCTGTTAGTCACTTCATCCTCTTGGGCTTCTTCTCCAGCTGGGAGATACAGATGGTCTACTTTGTGGTGTTCTCAGTAACCTACATGCTAACATTAATGGGAAATACAGCTATTGTCTGTGCTGTGCTCTGGGATCGGCACCTCCATACTCCCATGTACATACTCTTGGGAAATTTCTCCTTCTTAGAGATCTGCTATGTCACCACAACTGTTCCCAACATGTTGGCCAATTTCCTTTCTGAGACCAAGACCATCACCTTTATTGGTTGCTTTgtacaattttatttcttcttctcttttggcTGTGATGAAGCCTTCTATCTTTGTATCATGGCATTTGATAGGTACCTTGCTATCTGTCATCCACTACACTATCCAGCCATCATGACTACATATCTCTGCACTGGTTTGGTGGCCTTTGGCTGGTTGAGTggcttcatcttcttcatcatacCAGTTGCTCTCATCTCACAGCTGTCCTTTTGTGGCTCAAACATCATTGATCACTTCATATGTGATCCTGTCCCATTGATGGCCCTTTCATGTTCCAAATCCCATGCCACAAAGATCATTTACTCTACTTTCAATATTATCTTTATGGTTGGTACTTTTATCTTCATCCTCATCTCCTATACCTTAGTCATTTTTTCTGTGCTGCGGATTCCCTCTGCCGCTGGCAAACGTAAGGCCTTCTCCACATGTGCTTCACATCTAACTGTAGTGATCTTATTCTTTGGCTCTATTATGACAATGTATGTACGGCCAGTATCAGAGAAGCCATTGGAATTACAGAAACTTGTGACACTGTTTTATTCAGTTATCACTCCCCTTCTCAACCCTTTGATCTACAGTCTCCGAAACAAGGACATGAAGGCAGCTCTGAGGAAAGTTCTGGTGATTAAAAGGACTTCTCACAAGACATGA